A region of Pseudorasbora parva isolate DD20220531a chromosome 14, ASM2467924v1, whole genome shotgun sequence DNA encodes the following proteins:
- the LOC137040749 gene encoding cytokine receptor common subunit beta-like — MYPDFSFFLSLTGLWTSTLSGCPQHSTSAPESSALKSLECRNDYRTHIHCSWRDDPHIPLSLIHMDPDDHRVSPCVQTPKPSQNPAGRERVCCRYNTSLFAIGFDDVFFFHTPHSSGISKTFRLTKFEDAHPDWNFQQLDDPSRLTSDPFRLHEQESSTNPALNYFTRFHFKVLLLFYKTALHVAFLEVELNQEIVKDQKAGNIFTKSAQKDVEVSKNKTDEGPQLISEYPLPGPSNLHCVLNGEKNLSCSWDLKTDLARYISYTLSYRTHSTALAEWCCVEKVEVINKGDFLRTVGVFSIFEPGELQVDLTPTPVTKVIRSYEHIQPSCPTGLSVELRGEDWILNWTLTKYRTVPLTTELKYWSIQTPEDVKSIFFSDGETVFAISEHSLQGSSEYQAQVRCNVSAARRSGWRYTGYPSEWTDPVYWTTRPEPLAPNLVAFLLYFLIATLASAVSIAVFIILVALQRRLREWDMSLPSPVHSKVSEVSQHPQMDHLPCCTELKDPEISIAQIVDVRPQLSSCDSENTLTTDGNDHCQEIERDRVVLRVDDPCLQSLCSSGSVMGINGTFQPRTSNFHDPVLPCSEGYIFPNPATSVCTTRNALQKDFLLKVEMDDGYMNCPEPDLNRSTNPPLLHTQD, encoded by the exons ATGTATCCAGACTTCTCTTTCTTCTTGTCTCTGACTGGACTGTGGACATCAACCCTATCAGGATGTCCTCAACATAGCACATCTGCTCCAG AATCCTCTGCTCTGAAGTCTTTGGAGTGCCGTAATGACTACCGCACCCATATCCACTGCAGCTGGAGGGACGACCCTCATATCCCACTCTCTCTGATCCACATGGACCCGGATGACCACCG AGTATCTCCATGTGTTCAGACTCCGAAGCCTTCCCAGAATCCTGCTGGGCGGGAGAGAGTTTGTTGTCGGTATAACACATCTCTGTTTGCCATCGGCTTTGATGACGTGTTCTTCTTCCACACGCCACACTCTTCCGGCATTTCCAAAACCTTCAGACTCACAAAATTTG AAGATGCGCATCCAGACTGGAATTTTCAACAGCTAGATGATCCCTCACgtctgacctctgaccccttcAGGCTTCATGAACAAGAGAGCTCA ACCAACCCTGCTCTGAACTATTTTACAAG gtttcattttaaagtgcttTTGTTGTTTTACAAAACTGCCTTACATGTTGCATTTTTGGAGGTGGAGCTTAATCAGGAAATAGTCAAGGATCAGAAAGCCGGGAACATTTTCACCAAATCAGCGCAGAAAGATGTGGAAGTTAGCAAGAATAAAACCGATGAAGGGCCACAACTGATATCTGAGT accCCCTCCCTGGTCCATCTAACCTACACTGTGTGCTCAATGGCGAGAAGAATTTGAGCTGTAGCTGGGATCTCAAGACAGATCTGGCCCGGTATATCAGCTACACGCTCTCCTACCGGACACACTCCACTGCGCT GGCTGAGTGGTGCTGCGTTGAGAAGGTGGAGGTCATAAATAAAGGAGACTTTTTGAGGACGGTTGGTGTTTTCAGCATCTTTGAGCCTGGAGAGCTGCAGGTGGACCTCACGCCAACGCCGGTGACCAAAGTGATCCGCTCTTACGAACACA TCCAGCCCTCATGTCCCACAGGTCTGAGCGTTGAACTGAGAGGAGAAGACTGGATTCTGAACTGGACTCTAACAAAGTACCGTACTGTACCTCTCACTACTGAACTCAAGTACTGGAGCATACAAACTCCT GAGGATGTAAAGAGCATCTTTTTCTCTGATGGAGAGACAGTGTTTGCTATATCAGAGCATTCTCTCCAGGGTTCCTCTGAGTACCAGGCTCAGGTTCGCTGTAATGTGAGCGCAGCCAGACGCTCAGGATGGCGTTACACTGGATATCCCTCAGAGTGGACTGACCCCGTCTACTGGACCACACGGCCTG AGCCTCTTGCGCCCAATCTAGTAGCGTTTCTCCTGTATTTCCTCATCGCGACCCTCGCGTCAGCTGTCtccattgcagttttcatcATTCTGGTTGCTCTTCAGAG AAGACTGAGAGAATGGGACATGTCTCTTCCCTCTCCTGTCCACAGCAAAGTCTCAGAGGTGTCACAG CATCCTCAGATGGACCACTTACCTTGTTGTACTGAACTGAAGGATCCAGAAATCAGCATTGCTCAGATTGTAGATGTCCGTCCGCAGTTATCCTCATG CGACTCAGAAAACACCTTGACCACTGATGGAAATGACCACTGCCAGGAAATCGAGCGTGATCGGGTGGTTTTGCGTGTTGATGATCCATGCCTTCAGTCCTTGTGTTCTTCTGGGAGTGTGATGGGAATAAATGGTACATTCCAGCCTCGTACCTCCAACTTCCATGATCCAGTTCTCCCATGTTCAGAGGGATACATTTTTCCGAATCCTGCAACTTCTGTCTGCACTACCCGGAATGCTTTGCAAAAGGATTTCCTTCTGAAGGTTGAAATGGATGACGGGTACATGAATTGTCCCGAGCCTGATTTGAACAGAAGCACAAATCCCCCTTTGCTCCATACACAAGATTGA